The proteins below are encoded in one region of Saccopteryx leptura isolate mSacLep1 chromosome 1, mSacLep1_pri_phased_curated, whole genome shotgun sequence:
- the LOC136387848 gene encoding patr class I histocompatibility antigen, A-2 alpha chain-like — MGSPTLLLLLSGSLVLTPTWAGSHSMRYFYTAVSRPGRGEPRFFSVGYVDDTQFVRFDSDAVSPRAEPRAPWMEQPWVEQEDPQYWDEQTQIGKSNTQFYRRSLNTLRGYYNQSEDGSHTFQYMYGCEMDRDGRFLRGYVQFAYDGTDYLALNEDLRSWTAADAAAQITRRKWEEGGEAELRRIYLEGRCMEWLRLYLEKGKETLQRADPPKTHVTHHPISDREVTLRCWALGFYPAEITLTWQRDGQDLTQDMELVETRPAGDGTFQKWAAVVVPAGEEQSYTCHVQHEGLPEPLTLRWEPPQATIPTLAIIAVLVLLGAVVTGAVVGAVMWRRRRSGGKGGSYNQAASSDSAQGSDMSLTASKA; from the exons ATGGGGTCCCCaaccctcctcctgctgctctcgGGGTCCCTGGTCCTGACCCCGACCTGGGCGG gtTCCCACTCGATGAGATATTTCTACACCGCCGTGTCCCGTCCCGGCCGCGGGGAGCCCCGCTTCTTCTCCGTCGGCTACGTGGACGACACGCAGTTCGTGCGGTTCGACAGCGACGCCGTGAGCCCGAGGGCGGAGCCGCGGGCGCCGTGGATGGAGCAGCCGTGGGTGGAGCAGGAGGACCCCCAGTATTGGGACGAGCAGACGCAGATCGGCAAGAGCAACACACAGTTTTACCGAAGGAGCCTGAACACCCTGCGCGGCTACTACAACCAGAGCGAGGACG GGTCTCACACCTTCCAGTACATGTACGGCTGCGAAATGGACCGGGACGGGCGCTTCCTCCGCGGGTACGTGCAGTTCGCCTACGACGGTACCGACTACCTCGCCCTGAACGAGGACCTGCGATCCTGGACCGCGGCCGACGCGGCGGCTCAGATCACCCGTCGCAAGTGGGAGGAGGGCGGTGAGGCGGAGCTCCGGAGGATCTACCTGGAGGGCAGGTGTATGGAGTGGCTCCGCCTTTacctggaaaaggggaaggagacgctgcagcgcgcag ACCCCCCAAAGACACACGTGacccaccaccccatctctgaccgtgaggtcaccctgaggtgctgggccctgggcttctaCCCTGCGGAGATCACCCTGACCTGGCAACGTGACGGGCAGGACCTGACCCAGGACATGGAGCTTGTGGAGACCAGGCCTGCGGGGGACGGAACCTTCCAGAAGTGGGCGGCTGTGGTGGTGCCCgctggagaggagcagagctacacgtgccatgtgcagcacgaggggctgcccgagcccctgaccctgagatggg agcctcctcaggCCACCATCCCCACTCTGGCCATCATTGCTGTCCTGGTCCTCCTTGGAGCTGTGGTCACTGGAGCTGTGGTGGGggctgtgatgtggaggaggaggcgctcag GTGGAAAAGGAGGGAGCTACAATCAGGCTGCCA